One region of Bacillota bacterium genomic DNA includes:
- a CDS encoding DUF1540 domain-containing protein, translated as MTDVRCTVRNCAYWGTSNVCEARAIKVSTDSSRGYDMEIGELGERESTSSRETQCVTFKPR; from the coding sequence ATGACAGATGTGAGGTGCACGGTGAGAAACTGCGCCTACTGGGGAACGAGCAACGTGTGTGAGGCCCGGGCCATTAAGGTATCCACCGACAGCAGTAGGGGGTACGACATGGAGATAGGCGAGCTGGGGGAGCGAGAATCCACCTCATCCCGGGAGACGCAGTGCGTGACGTTCAAGCCCCGCTGA
- a CDS encoding RNA-binding protein, with protein sequence MTKTLYVGNLPWNTSEEDLAQTFAPHCEVVSCRIITDRETGRSRGFGFVEVNDEEAKKAVDLMDGQLLAGRPLKVNEARPRQNRF encoded by the coding sequence ATGACCAAGACTCTGTACGTGGGCAATCTTCCGTGGAATACCTCTGAGGAGGATCTGGCCCAAACCTTTGCGCCTCATTGTGAGGTAGTCAGCTGTAGGATTATTACGGACAGAGAGACAGGGCGGTCCAGGGGGTTTGGCTTTGTGGAGGTCAATGACGAAGAGGCGAAGAAGGCCGTTGACCTCATGGATGGACAGCTGCTTGCGGGTAGGCCGTTGAAGGTAAATGAGGCGCGTCCGCGCCAGAACAGGTTCTAG
- the nadD gene encoding nicotinate-nucleotide adenylyltransferase yields MEVSFGERARDVGGPPSRVGIMGGTFDPIHHGHLVAAEAVRIGLGLGSVVFVPANNPPHKVDRIISPASHRLAMVWLATLSNPCFQVSTMELDRDGVSYTIDTVKDLREGFGPQAELFFITGADAVLEIMSWKNARELLGMCQFVAVTRPGYSMAGMESLKDTLGCQLFTRICRFEVPALAISSSDLRRMVKGGKSIRYLVPEAVSQYIEKNRLYMDGSYS; encoded by the coding sequence ATAGAAGTCAGCTTCGGGGAACGCGCTAGGGATGTAGGCGGGCCGCCATCCAGAGTCGGGATAATGGGAGGCACGTTTGACCCTATTCATCACGGGCACTTGGTAGCGGCGGAGGCAGTGAGAATCGGGTTAGGGCTCGGTAGCGTGGTCTTTGTACCTGCTAACAACCCCCCCCACAAGGTTGACCGGATCATCAGCCCGGCTTCCCACCGGCTGGCTATGGTGTGGCTGGCCACTCTGTCGAACCCTTGCTTCCAGGTGAGCACCATGGAACTGGACAGGGATGGTGTGTCGTATACCATCGATACCGTGAAGGACCTGAGAGAGGGATTTGGACCCCAGGCAGAGCTATTCTTTATCACGGGAGCGGACGCGGTCTTGGAGATCATGAGCTGGAAGAACGCCCGGGAACTACTGGGGATGTGCCAGTTCGTGGCGGTTACCAGGCCCGGTTACAGCATGGCCGGGATGGAGTCCCTGAAGGACACTCTAGGCTGCCAGCTGTTCACCAGGATCTGCCGTTTCGAGGTGCCGGCGCTGGCAATATCGTCGAGCGATCTGAGGAGAATGGTGAAGGGGGGGAAATCCATAAGGTATCTGGTGCCGGAGGCGGTGTCGCAGTACATTGAGAAGAACCGCCTCTACATGGACGGTTCATACAGCTAG
- the yqeK gene encoding bis(5'-nucleosyl)-tetraphosphatase (symmetrical) YqeK gives MLEGVLSPGRFRHSLRVSETARVLAERWGEDSTAAALAGIVHDYARDIRDTEVLEVAGRLGLPVDEVERACPALLHGKVGAALIREHLDIRDPGILRAVALHSTGGPGMTPLEMILYLADHIEPGRDMPGAGEARVAATHDLGRAVLLSMRGTLEYLLKEGHVIHPRTIDAWNWLLGEGETKKGRSTSTYAERGQPEEGS, from the coding sequence TTGCTGGAGGGCGTTCTTTCGCCCGGGAGGTTCCGCCACAGCCTGCGTGTAAGTGAGACCGCAAGGGTGCTGGCGGAGCGCTGGGGGGAGGACTCGACCGCAGCGGCGCTGGCAGGGATTGTGCACGACTACGCCAGGGATATCCGAGACACGGAGGTGCTAGAGGTTGCCGGCCGCCTCGGGTTGCCAGTGGACGAGGTGGAGAGGGCCTGCCCAGCGCTGCTTCACGGGAAGGTCGGGGCGGCGCTCATCCGAGAGCACCTGGATATCAGGGATCCCGGGATCCTCAGGGCTGTGGCGCTTCACAGCACGGGGGGGCCTGGAATGACCCCGCTGGAGATGATCCTCTACCTTGCGGATCACATTGAACCCGGGAGGGACATGCCCGGGGCCGGGGAGGCACGGGTGGCTGCCACACACGATCTGGGCAGGGCGGTCTTGCTCTCCATGCGAGGAACCCTAGAGTACCTGTTGAAGGAAGGACACGTCATCCATCCCCGCACCATTGACGCATGGAACTGGCTGCTGGGGGAGGGAGAAACAAAAAAAGGTCGGTCTACGTCAACATATGCTGAAAGAGGTCAACCGGAAGAGGGGTCCTAG
- a CDS encoding N-acetylmuramoyl-L-alanine amidase — protein sequence MKRVFLDPGHGGSDSGGVSRNGVLEKDIALDVALRLSRCLIRYGTVVSLSREKDVYVSLADRSVMANRWNAGVYVGIHCNTSEDETAQGTETWVPGPGHGYNRFGPSMVLAYMIQRYLAAGTGRRDRGVKFLDVPGQEFYALHSTRMPSCLIEMAFITNPYESDLLENPWYREQTAMAVVWALLKFLEIPPLEACEGWGLGT from the coding sequence ATGAAGCGGGTGTTCCTGGATCCTGGACACGGCGGGTCTGATTCCGGGGGGGTAAGCAGGAACGGAGTGCTTGAGAAGGACATTGCCCTGGATGTTGCCTTGAGGCTCTCTAGGTGTCTTATCCGGTACGGGACGGTTGTCTCCCTTTCCAGGGAGAAAGATGTCTACGTATCGCTGGCTGACAGGAGTGTAATGGCCAACCGGTGGAATGCTGGGGTTTATGTGGGTATCCACTGTAACACGTCGGAGGATGAGACAGCGCAGGGCACGGAGACCTGGGTTCCTGGCCCCGGCCATGGGTACAATCGCTTTGGTCCCAGCATGGTCTTGGCATATATGATCCAGAGGTACCTTGCGGCCGGTACAGGAAGAAGGGATCGAGGGGTGAAGTTCCTGGATGTCCCTGGGCAGGAATTCTACGCATTACACTCCACCAGGATGCCCTCATGCCTTATTGAGATGGCCTTCATCACCAACCCGTACGAGTCCGACCTCCTGGAAAACCCATGGTACAGGGAACAGACGGCCATGGCCGTGGTGTGGGCCCTCTTGAAGTTCCTGGAGATCCCGCCCTTGGAGGCCTGTGAAGGATGGGGGCTCGGGACGTAG
- a CDS encoding DUF401 family protein, translated as MAYLEVLKVSSVFVLMVVLLRFKVNLGVAMLAATAYLAALYRMALLTAVSVAAASAIAAPTLLLMATLYLIMVMEKVMSDEGLMKRMVSGLKVLVPDYRPVMAMMPALVGFLPSAGGAVFSAPLVEAVSSQYEVSPVRKSFINYWYRHICEYTVPLYPGMILAATMLGVPVTTIVKSLFPGSLASLLAGIPVAFSGLKRPVAAQETAPHSERKKALLALAEATGPILAVLALSVVFGLHLATSLVVVVGALLLVYRYSMKKALSVARRAFSPGTLLLVIGVMALKDMMEASGAVEDLSAYMQGTGVSPLILVFFLPFVAGLLTGYSPACVALSYPLIINLLGTGIDAVRLGAVAYAVGFMGVMVSPVHLCLILTVEYFKADLAKVYRAIFLPLLAPVAAIALWNILVIGRLW; from the coding sequence GTGGCCTACCTGGAAGTACTGAAGGTTTCCTCAGTCTTTGTCCTTATGGTGGTGCTCCTGCGGTTCAAGGTTAACCTTGGCGTAGCAATGCTTGCAGCCACAGCGTACCTGGCAGCCCTTTACCGCATGGCTTTGCTCACAGCCGTCTCAGTAGCGGCGGCTAGCGCCATTGCCGCCCCCACCCTGCTCCTCATGGCCACGCTCTACCTGATTATGGTGATGGAGAAGGTCATGAGTGACGAGGGGCTTATGAAACGAATGGTCAGCGGCCTAAAGGTCCTGGTGCCTGACTACCGGCCGGTCATGGCCATGATGCCCGCTCTGGTGGGCTTCCTGCCTTCCGCTGGCGGAGCCGTGTTTTCGGCCCCCCTCGTGGAGGCGGTCAGCTCCCAGTATGAGGTGAGCCCTGTCAGGAAGAGCTTCATCAACTACTGGTACAGGCACATTTGTGAGTACACGGTTCCCCTCTATCCCGGCATGATCTTGGCCGCTACGATGCTGGGGGTGCCCGTGACAACCATCGTGAAGTCACTCTTCCCTGGATCCCTGGCATCCCTCCTGGCTGGCATACCCGTGGCCTTCTCAGGGCTCAAGAGGCCGGTAGCGGCCCAGGAGACAGCGCCTCACTCAGAAAGAAAGAAGGCCCTTCTGGCGCTGGCAGAGGCCACTGGGCCAATCCTTGCTGTGCTAGCATTGAGCGTGGTCTTCGGGCTCCACCTGGCCACATCACTGGTGGTGGTAGTGGGAGCCCTGCTGCTCGTGTACCGCTATAGCATGAAGAAAGCGCTTTCGGTGGCCAGGAGGGCCTTTTCCCCGGGCACCCTTCTCCTGGTCATAGGGGTCATGGCGCTGAAGGACATGATGGAGGCCAGCGGGGCCGTGGAGGACCTCTCCGCGTACATGCAGGGTACTGGGGTAAGCCCACTTATACTGGTGTTCTTCCTGCCTTTCGTCGCGGGACTCCTCACAGGGTATTCCCCAGCCTGCGTTGCACTGTCCTACCCCCTTATCATCAACCTTCTGGGCACGGGGATAGATGCCGTGCGGCTTGGGGCGGTAGCCTACGCGGTGGGCTTCATGGGCGTCATGGTATCCCCTGTTCACCTCTGCCTTATCCTGACGGTGGAGTACTTCAAGGCCGACCTGGCCAAGGTATACAGGGCCATCTTCTTGCCTCTCCTGGCTCCTGTTGCCGCGATAGCCCTGTGGAACATCCTGGTCATCGGTAGACTATGGTAG
- a CDS encoding long-chain fatty acid--CoA ligase has protein sequence MDSPWFRSYEPGVPPAIAYPELTLHELLAQSAERYPHNTAMLFLGTRLSYNELKGSVETFSAALAALGVQEGDRVAVHLPNCPQMATCFYGGLKAGAVMVPCNPLYTERELEFQLKDSGSETLVTMARFYPMARRIKDRIGIRNLIVTGIKEHFPPFLRLLYTIFKERKEGERVHLEEEDHWLGSLMAKHRGAPPPEVNTRCEDVACLLYTGGTTGTPKGAVLSHRNLAANAAQTRSWLTDFEDGKEIIMSVLPFFHSYGMTTCMNLAVTTGSALVLVPRFDLKMILRSINRYRPTIFPGVPTMYVAINNAPDVSRYDLKSIKACISGAAPLPVEVQAQFERLTGGRLVEGYGLSEASPVTHCNPVYGHRKVGCIGIPFPDTQAKVVDLETGEDLTAGATGELAVKGPQVMREYWQRPEETQMAIKDGWLFTGDIASMDEDGFFKIVDRKKDMIIAGGFNVYPREIEEVLYGHPKVKEAVAAGVPDSYKGESIKAYVVLKEGQAATVEEMLEYCRENLAKFKVPKSLEFRDALPKTMVGKVLRRVLVEEEGKRLRGA, from the coding sequence ATGGATAGCCCCTGGTTTAGGAGCTACGAACCCGGCGTGCCCCCGGCCATCGCCTACCCGGAGCTCACTCTCCACGAGCTGCTGGCGCAATCAGCGGAGAGGTATCCTCACAACACAGCGATGCTGTTCTTAGGCACAAGACTATCCTACAATGAGCTTAAGGGGTCGGTGGAGACATTCAGCGCTGCCCTGGCGGCACTAGGAGTCCAAGAGGGGGACCGCGTTGCAGTGCACCTGCCCAACTGCCCGCAGATGGCGACATGTTTCTATGGAGGGCTGAAGGCAGGCGCGGTGATGGTACCCTGTAATCCCCTGTACACCGAGAGGGAACTGGAGTTCCAGCTGAAGGACAGTGGGTCGGAAACCCTCGTCACCATGGCTAGGTTCTATCCCATGGCCCGGAGGATCAAAGACCGGATAGGCATCAGGAACCTCATCGTCACCGGCATCAAGGAGCACTTCCCTCCCTTCCTTCGCCTCCTTTATACCATCTTCAAGGAGAGAAAGGAGGGAGAACGTGTTCACCTGGAGGAGGAAGACCACTGGCTCGGGTCCCTGATGGCCAAGCACAGGGGGGCTCCTCCACCGGAAGTCAACACGAGGTGCGAGGACGTGGCCTGCCTCCTGTACACGGGGGGAACCACGGGAACCCCCAAAGGGGCAGTATTGTCCCACCGCAACCTGGCGGCCAATGCTGCTCAGACCCGCTCCTGGCTGACGGACTTCGAGGACGGCAAGGAGATCATCATGTCGGTGCTTCCTTTCTTCCACAGTTACGGCATGACAACCTGCATGAACCTGGCGGTGACCACAGGGTCAGCACTGGTCCTGGTGCCCAGGTTCGACCTGAAGATGATACTCCGGAGCATAAACCGGTACAGGCCCACCATATTCCCAGGGGTTCCCACCATGTACGTGGCCATTAACAATGCCCCGGATGTCTCCAGGTATGACCTGAAGTCCATCAAGGCGTGCATCAGCGGGGCAGCCCCCCTCCCCGTGGAGGTCCAGGCACAGTTCGAGCGTCTCACCGGCGGGCGCCTAGTGGAGGGCTACGGGCTCTCCGAGGCATCTCCTGTCACTCACTGCAATCCGGTGTACGGCCACAGGAAGGTTGGGTGTATAGGGATTCCCTTCCCGGACACACAGGCAAAGGTGGTGGACCTGGAGACGGGAGAGGACCTCACCGCGGGGGCCACCGGTGAGCTGGCGGTGAAGGGCCCCCAGGTAATGAGGGAATACTGGCAGCGGCCTGAGGAGACCCAGATGGCCATCAAGGATGGCTGGCTGTTCACGGGGGACATAGCCAGCATGGACGAGGATGGTTTCTTCAAGATCGTGGACAGGAAGAAGGACATGATAATTGCGGGGGGTTTCAATGTCTACCCCAGGGAGATAGAAGAGGTGCTCTATGGGCACCCCAAGGTTAAGGAGGCAGTGGCCGCGGGGGTCCCTGACAGTTACAAGGGGGAGAGCATCAAGGCCTACGTGGTGCTGAAGGAGGGCCAGGCCGCCACTGTCGAGGAGATGCTAGAGTACTGCAGGGAGAACCTAGCCAAGTTCAAGGTGCCAAAGAGCCTGGAGTTCCGGGATGCCCTGCCCAAGACCATGGTGGGCAAGGTGCTTCGCAGGGTGCTGGTGGAGGAAGAGGGGAAGAGGCTCCGAGGTGCGTAA
- a CDS encoding phenylalanine--tRNA ligase beta subunit-related protein, with protein sequence MLFRVDEAVFRLFPTFRVGIVAARGARNGPSTKSSKEALDAALRAAQGELGPLDPRAHPAIEAWRAAFAEVGINPNKYPSSIEALARRVSQGGALPAINAAVDLANSAALTFLVPVGCHDLGRLEGDLEVRLSRPGEVFRPMGGGDAEPVDAGEVVYGDGLEVRTRRWVWRQGDGAKVTEDSADLFFPIDGFGESTLDRVTRARDYLAEAVREHLGGHITVGMAHRDFAEVHL encoded by the coding sequence TTGTTATTCCGAGTGGATGAGGCGGTGTTCCGCCTCTTTCCCACTTTCCGGGTAGGGATTGTTGCGGCACGCGGGGCAAGGAACGGCCCATCCACCAAGTCAAGCAAGGAGGCGCTGGATGCTGCCCTCAGGGCAGCCCAGGGCGAGCTGGGTCCCTTGGACCCCCGGGCGCACCCAGCCATCGAGGCCTGGAGGGCAGCCTTTGCCGAGGTTGGCATCAACCCAAACAAGTACCCGTCGTCCATTGAGGCATTGGCCAGGCGGGTGTCCCAGGGAGGCGCGTTGCCCGCCATCAACGCGGCGGTGGACCTGGCAAACTCGGCGGCCTTGACATTCCTTGTGCCGGTGGGCTGTCATGACCTAGGGCGCCTCGAGGGAGACCTGGAGGTGAGGCTGTCCCGGCCGGGAGAGGTTTTTCGCCCCATGGGTGGAGGAGATGCCGAACCCGTGGATGCCGGGGAGGTCGTTTACGGGGACGGCCTGGAGGTCAGGACAAGAAGGTGGGTGTGGCGCCAAGGGGATGGTGCCAAGGTCACGGAGGACAGCGCCGATCTGTTCTTTCCCATAGATGGGTTCGGGGAGAGCACCCTGGATCGAGTAACCAGAGCCCGGGACTACCTTGCGGAGGCAGTGCGGGAACACCTGGGGGGTCACATCACCGTGGGCATGGCCCACCGGGATTTCGCAGAGGTCCATCTCTAG
- a CDS encoding LCP family protein — protein MAKASGWEEDTKIYSTARRKKRSRYKNLIWVILAFTAIASAVAVVVAANSLYTFMTGIATEEEVEMPIPGAGERINVLVLGLDGGVNGKYTFGAQRTDTMMLLSLDPEMGSTGILSIPRDTRVQIPGRPAYEKINHAHAYGGAQLAVDTIADFLDVPIHYFVRMDFQGFVEIVDALGGVEMVIERDMVYSDPEQDLYINIKAGQQVLDGKEALQFVRYREYTDADIGRVKAQQRFIDALLAKFFSTRNVLKLPSLASDMSKYIDTNLQSKEILSFVGFVGQIERSGIKMGMIPGKDAVITDGGYTLSYWVADQAETRRIVDELVRGIDREANSGVRVRLLGTPEGQMTMEKVAEHLRGEGYRVSTGIGEAVSKDSTEVVVLNGDTALPKTIARSLRRLDLEPVIYDRRSENAEWDLVITLGKDALLLPGKGA, from the coding sequence ATGGCCAAGGCTAGCGGGTGGGAAGAGGATACCAAGATATACAGTACGGCAAGGCGCAAGAAACGCTCAAGGTACAAAAACCTCATCTGGGTCATCCTCGCTTTCACGGCCATTGCCTCGGCTGTGGCGGTGGTGGTGGCGGCCAACAGCCTCTATACCTTCATGACGGGGATAGCGACGGAGGAAGAGGTGGAGATGCCCATTCCGGGGGCGGGTGAGAGGATAAACGTCCTCGTACTTGGACTGGACGGGGGAGTGAACGGCAAGTATACCTTCGGGGCTCAGAGAACAGACACCATGATGCTCCTCAGTCTGGACCCCGAGATGGGCTCGACAGGCATACTCTCCATACCCCGGGACACCCGGGTGCAGATACCGGGGAGGCCGGCGTACGAGAAGATAAACCACGCCCATGCCTACGGAGGGGCCCAGCTAGCTGTGGACACCATAGCAGACTTCCTGGACGTGCCCATTCACTACTTCGTGCGTATGGACTTCCAGGGCTTCGTCGAGATTGTGGATGCCCTGGGTGGCGTGGAGATGGTCATTGAGAGGGACATGGTCTACAGCGACCCTGAGCAGGATCTCTACATCAACATCAAGGCGGGCCAGCAGGTGCTTGATGGCAAGGAGGCCCTGCAGTTTGTGCGTTACAGGGAGTATACCGATGCCGACATCGGAAGAGTCAAGGCCCAGCAGCGGTTCATCGACGCCCTCCTGGCCAAGTTCTTCTCCACCAGGAACGTGCTGAAACTGCCCTCCCTTGCCAGCGACATGTCCAAGTACATCGACACTAACCTGCAGTCCAAGGAGATCTTGTCCTTCGTGGGGTTTGTTGGGCAAATCGAGCGGAGCGGGATCAAGATGGGGATGATACCAGGGAAGGACGCTGTGATAACTGACGGGGGTTACACCCTGAGCTACTGGGTGGCTGACCAGGCCGAGACCCGGCGTATCGTAGATGAGTTGGTCCGGGGGATCGACAGGGAGGCCAACTCCGGGGTGCGGGTGCGCCTTCTGGGAACTCCGGAGGGACAGATGACCATGGAGAAGGTGGCCGAGCACCTAAGGGGAGAGGGCTACCGCGTCTCCACCGGCATCGGCGAGGCGGTCTCCAAGGACAGCACCGAAGTGGTGGTGTTGAACGGGGATACGGCTCTGCCAAAGACCATAGCCCGGTCACTGAGAAGGCTGGACCTGGAACCGGTAATCTACGACAGGCGCTCGGAGAACGCTGAGTGGGATCTTGTCATCACGCTGGGAAAAGATGCCTTGCTGTTGCCAGGGAAGGGAGCGTGA
- the rsfS gene encoding ribosome silencing factor, which produces MDPLEVAREAAKAAQDRKARDVMVLDVRPVTLMADYFVISSGGTPVQVKAIADRVTERLKEQGLVFLHREGYDRGRWILLDYGDTVVHVFHDHERAFYNLERLWGDAPLVEMEPEPVE; this is translated from the coding sequence TTGGATCCTCTCGAAGTTGCCAGGGAGGCGGCCAAGGCTGCTCAAGACCGGAAGGCCAGGGATGTTATGGTCTTGGATGTGCGGCCTGTGACCTTGATGGCCGACTACTTCGTGATATCCAGCGGGGGCACGCCTGTGCAGGTTAAGGCGATAGCCGACAGGGTCACGGAGAGGCTGAAAGAGCAGGGGCTTGTGTTTCTGCATCGGGAAGGTTATGACCGGGGGCGATGGATTCTCTTGGACTACGGCGACACGGTTGTCCACGTGTTTCACGATCACGAACGGGCCTTCTACAACCTGGAGCGCCTGTGGGGAGATGCCCCACTGGTTGAAATGGAGCCGGAGCCTGTGGAGTAA
- the pheA gene encoding prephenate dehydratase, with translation MDTRIVAFQGERGAYSEEAVVKFFGEVTVMPCPSLPEVFDSVESGAAHAGLIPIENSYAGSINESYDLLLGHGLTIFGEEMLLVKHSLMAPAGTGLHEINRVYSHPQALAQCARFIRELEAQPVAAHDTAGSARMLSETREKRAAAIASRRAARIYGLEVLKEDIQDNPGNSTRFYAIGRGREEKGERNKTVLVVMTQHVPGALFWCLGAFAYRGINIMKLESRPSRDKPWEYVFYLDVEGHTSDVPVRQAMEELRTKTTMLRVLGSFPSGSP, from the coding sequence GTGGACACAAGGATCGTGGCGTTCCAGGGGGAGCGGGGGGCCTACAGCGAAGAGGCCGTCGTCAAGTTCTTCGGTGAGGTGACTGTCATGCCCTGTCCCAGCCTGCCGGAGGTGTTTGACAGTGTGGAGTCAGGCGCGGCCCATGCAGGGCTGATCCCTATAGAGAACTCGTATGCGGGGAGCATTAACGAGAGTTATGATCTCCTGCTGGGCCACGGCCTCACCATATTCGGTGAGGAAATGCTCCTGGTCAAGCACTCGCTCATGGCTCCCGCTGGCACCGGCCTCCACGAGATCAACCGGGTGTACTCGCACCCTCAGGCCTTGGCCCAGTGTGCCAGGTTCATCAGGGAACTGGAGGCCCAGCCTGTGGCGGCTCACGACACCGCTGGGAGCGCTCGCATGCTTTCGGAAACCCGGGAGAAGAGGGCAGCTGCCATAGCCAGCCGCAGGGCCGCGAGGATCTACGGCCTGGAGGTGCTCAAGGAAGATATACAGGATAATCCCGGAAACTCCACCCGGTTCTATGCCATTGGGCGAGGGAGGGAGGAGAAGGGGGAGAGGAACAAGACGGTCCTGGTGGTGATGACGCAGCACGTTCCCGGGGCCCTCTTCTGGTGCCTGGGCGCCTTCGCGTACAGGGGCATCAACATCATGAAGCTGGAGTCCAGGCCTAGCCGGGACAAGCCTTGGGAGTACGTTTTCTACCTGGATGTGGAGGGGCACACCAGTGATGTGCCGGTTCGCCAGGCCATGGAGGAACTGCGGACCAAGACCACCATGCTCAGGGTACTTGGGTCCTTCCCCTCCGGGTCGCCGTGA
- a CDS encoding trimethylamine methyltransferase family protein, whose product METVLSVLSPEERHRIHQASLEILAETGVEFPSDTALRCLADSGAKVDFGAKRALIPPGLVEEALGRAPSSVTLGGLNPEMDAALDGSCCHVGTDGSGSYTRDFDTGQQRPSTLKDLVQATIIAEALDPVRIYWGPVIAGDVPANVRPLKEFFEAARWTGKHIQHEIHRPQEVPFVFEALQVLTGGREQAAARRVFSVVCCPVSPLRHDGPMTEAVMALTEYGVPVVPLPMPMAGATAPASLMGTVIVNNVEVLSSLTLLQSCTPGTPVVYGAAGSVMDMRRGTFAAGAPEEGLINAACAEMAGYYGLPSITTGLVTDAVEPGVQASLEKVTNGIIPMLAGSDGVIGIGLLQSDQCLCLEQMVLDAEMCLQIERVQKGIDTGPGMSLVELIKSVGPGGNFLAEESTCRLVRLGEHYIPQLYQRLSHDAWVQEGKPGILSMARERVKEILRDPLPGFLDEYQVKELERILQKAGLVL is encoded by the coding sequence ATGGAAACCGTCCTATCGGTGCTCTCTCCTGAGGAGAGGCACAGGATTCACCAGGCCTCCCTGGAAATACTGGCGGAGACTGGCGTGGAGTTTCCCAGCGATACCGCACTTCGATGCCTGGCGGACTCAGGCGCAAAGGTGGACTTCGGCGCTAAGAGGGCCCTGATACCCCCGGGCCTCGTCGAGGAGGCGCTTGGCAGGGCCCCCTCCAGCGTCACCCTAGGGGGCTTGAACCCTGAGATGGACGCGGCCCTGGACGGCAGCTGTTGCCATGTGGGTACCGATGGCTCTGGCAGCTATACCCGGGATTTCGACACAGGGCAGCAGAGGCCGTCGACCCTCAAGGACCTGGTACAGGCCACCATTATCGCCGAGGCCCTGGATCCAGTGAGGATTTACTGGGGGCCGGTAATCGCGGGGGATGTGCCCGCAAACGTCAGGCCCCTGAAGGAGTTCTTCGAGGCGGCCCGGTGGACGGGCAAGCACATCCAGCATGAGATCCACCGCCCCCAGGAGGTGCCATTCGTGTTTGAGGCCCTCCAAGTGCTTACCGGGGGAAGAGAGCAGGCGGCGGCCAGGAGGGTGTTCTCAGTGGTGTGCTGCCCCGTCTCGCCCCTGAGACACGACGGGCCCATGACTGAAGCGGTTATGGCCCTGACCGAGTACGGTGTCCCCGTGGTGCCTCTTCCCATGCCCATGGCGGGGGCCACAGCCCCTGCAAGCCTCATGGGAACCGTCATCGTCAACAACGTGGAGGTACTGAGCTCCTTGACGCTGCTGCAGTCATGCACCCCCGGAACCCCGGTAGTCTATGGGGCCGCTGGGTCTGTCATGGACATGAGACGCGGGACCTTTGCCGCAGGGGCTCCGGAAGAGGGCCTCATAAACGCGGCGTGCGCGGAAATGGCTGGCTACTACGGCCTGCCCAGCATTACCACGGGACTTGTTACCGATGCGGTGGAGCCAGGTGTGCAGGCTTCCCTGGAGAAGGTAACGAACGGCATCATCCCCATGCTCGCTGGGTCCGACGGCGTCATAGGCATCGGGCTCCTCCAGTCCGACCAGTGCCTGTGCCTGGAGCAGATGGTGCTGGACGCAGAGATGTGTCTCCAGATAGAGCGGGTCCAGAAGGGGATAGACACAGGTCCTGGCATGAGCCTCGTGGAACTCATCAAGAGCGTTGGTCCGGGGGGCAACTTCCTGGCGGAGGAGTCTACTTGCCGCCTGGTACGCCTGGGGGAGCACTACATACCCCAGCTGTACCAACGGCTCTCTCATGATGCCTGGGTCCAGGAAGGTAAGCCCGGCATACTCTCCATGGCTAGGGAACGAGTGAAGGAGATCCTCCGGGACCCGCTCCCTGGATTCCTGGATGAATACCAGGTAAAGGAGCTGGAGAGGATTCTCCAGAAGGCAGGGCTGGTACTCTAG